Proteins encoded in a region of the Rhodospirillales bacterium genome:
- a CDS encoding RidA family protein has product MAGQVEKRLADAGLTLPAATKPAGNYVPAVVTGNLVFMAGQLPYRDGKVAVAGKLGGGVTVEQGYEAAKICALNILAQLKAAIGDLDRVRRCVRVGGFVNCTPDFADHAKVSNGASDLMALAFGDAGRHARTTVGMAALPAQAAVEIEAIFEIA; this is encoded by the coding sequence ATGGCGGGACAGGTGGAAAAGCGTCTGGCGGACGCGGGGCTGACGTTGCCGGCGGCGACGAAGCCGGCAGGCAACTACGTGCCGGCGGTGGTGACCGGCAATCTCGTGTTCATGGCCGGCCAGCTGCCTTACCGCGACGGCAAGGTCGCGGTCGCGGGCAAGCTCGGCGGCGGCGTCACCGTCGAGCAGGGCTACGAGGCGGCGAAGATCTGCGCCCTCAACATCCTCGCGCAGCTCAAGGCGGCGATCGGCGATCTCGACCGGGTGCGCCGCTGCGTCCGGGTCGGCGGCTTCGTCAACTGCACGCCCGATTTCGCCGATCACGCCAAGGTCTCGAACGGGGCCTCCGACCTGATGGCGCTCGCCTTCGGCGACGCCGGGCGGCACGCGCGCACCACGGTCGGCATGGCGGCGCTGCCGGCGCAGGCCGCGGTCGAGATCGAGGCGATTTTCGAGATCGCCTAG